The following proteins are encoded in a genomic region of Maniola jurtina chromosome 17, ilManJurt1.1, whole genome shotgun sequence:
- the LOC123873894 gene encoding uncharacterized protein LOC123873894 has translation MTSKRKRERDNESERQVKRQRRRKRSRSVPLMNDPDSAEKRQALKRLFGRICSVEMENEHGPADLFDNTSDVDSRDAYGDENDDPLLDSVPVDMDPEQLGFLVCAQETLRFLHGRGIPIEHPVFSRLRMRLLRGIGEMAMA, from the coding sequence ATGACGAGCAAGCGTAAGCGCGAGCGCGACAATGAGTCCGAGCGACAAGTGAAGCGTCAGCGGCGCCGCAAGCGGTCACGCAGCGTGCCGCTGATGAACGACCCGGACAGTGCCGAGAAGCGGCAAGCGCTGAAGCGCTTGTTTGGGCGGATCTGTTCAGTGGAAATGGAGAACGAGCACGGCCCGGCGGATTTGTTTGACAACACGAGTGACGTCGACAGCCGGGACGCGTACGGGGACGAGAACGACGACCCGCTGCTGGACTCGGTGCCCGTGGACATGGACCCGGAGCAACTCGGTTTCTTAGTGTGCGCTCAGGAGACGCTGAGGTTCCTGCACGGCCGCGGAATCCCTATCGAGCACCCGGTTTTTTCCCGGCTGCGTATGCGCCTGCTGCGCGGCATCGGCGAGATGGCGATGGCCTGA